Proteins co-encoded in one Coxiella burnetii genomic window:
- a CDS encoding methylated-DNA--[protein]-cysteine S-methyltransferase — protein sequence MSDAVCYQATVSTPVGKIGVRTSDDHLLGIDYLYDDSILVKPKTILAKETVEQLLCYFADPEFPFEIPIALGLTPFQETVLNALRTIPVGTTRTYAQLAEQLDTRARPIGNACRKNPIPIIIPCHRVVAATHLGGYSSATKGKLLAVKQWLLQHESASFESNLGEKLKKTK from the coding sequence ATGTCGGACGCTGTTTGTTATCAAGCCACCGTCTCAACGCCGGTGGGCAAAATCGGCGTTCGCACGTCGGACGATCATTTGCTCGGTATTGATTATCTTTATGATGACAGCATCCTCGTAAAACCCAAAACCATCCTTGCCAAAGAAACAGTCGAACAATTGCTGTGTTATTTCGCTGACCCTGAATTTCCCTTCGAAATTCCCATCGCGCTTGGCCTCACCCCTTTCCAAGAAACGGTATTAAACGCCTTACGAACTATCCCAGTGGGCACAACGCGGACTTACGCTCAATTAGCTGAACAACTAGACACACGAGCCCGCCCCATCGGCAACGCTTGCCGTAAAAATCCTATCCCCATCATCATTCCCTGCCATCGTGTGGTCGCAGCAACGCATTTAGGCGGTTATAGCAGCGCTACGAAGGGAAAGCTTTTAGCAGTTAAACAATGGTTATTGCAGCATGAGAGCGCGTCTTTTGAATCTAACCTCGGCGAAAAACTAAAAAAAACTAAGTAG
- the rplS gene encoding 50S ribosomal protein L19 — MNNIIQLLETEQTQGKEIPDFRAGDTVTVQVKVKEGNRERLQAFEGVVIARRHRGLNSSFTVRKVSHGEGVERVFQLYSPLIASIKVNRRGDVRRAKLYYLRNLRGRKAKIKEKI, encoded by the coding sequence ATGAATAACATCATCCAGCTACTTGAAACAGAACAAACTCAGGGTAAAGAAATCCCTGACTTTCGCGCAGGCGATACGGTAACCGTGCAAGTGAAAGTAAAAGAAGGCAACCGTGAACGGCTGCAAGCCTTTGAAGGCGTTGTGATTGCTCGCCGCCATCGTGGTTTAAACTCATCCTTTACCGTTCGCAAAGTCTCCCATGGCGAAGGCGTAGAGCGTGTTTTCCAACTTTACAGCCCCCTTATCGCCTCGATCAAAGTCAATCGCCGGGGGGATGTTCGCCGGGCCAAGCTTTATTATTTGCGTAATCTGCGCGGCCGCAAGGCAAAAATTAAAGAAAAAATTTAA
- a CDS encoding 3',5'-cyclic-nucleotide phosphodiesterase, which yields MLLRNVFNWQVWINSGNIGEKPRLGFQRFEELPLRRWISLPRTKLEVKAFPLNHGKGYPSTAFLLKHKNDYLLYFGDTGADSIEHDNKIQQIWREIAPLIRRHQLHAILLECSYTNAQPNNQLFGHLKPELFLMELHKLAAQVSPHTSNALKGLVVFVTHIKPSLTMPDNQVAKIIFQELKKGNSLGVRFILPRQGERYVF from the coding sequence GTGCTGTTGAGAAATGTGTTCAATTGGCAGGTGTGGATTAATTCGGGAAATATCGGAGAAAAGCCGCGACTGGGATTTCAGCGTTTTGAAGAGCTGCCTTTACGACGATGGATTTCCCTTCCTCGAACCAAACTTGAAGTGAAAGCATTTCCGTTAAACCACGGAAAAGGCTATCCGTCCACCGCTTTTTTATTGAAGCATAAAAATGATTATTTACTGTATTTTGGTGATACGGGGGCGGACTCGATTGAACATGACAATAAAATTCAGCAAATATGGCGAGAAATTGCGCCGCTTATTCGTCGGCATCAATTACACGCTATTTTATTAGAATGTTCCTATACGAATGCGCAGCCGAACAATCAATTATTTGGTCATTTGAAACCGGAATTGTTTTTAATGGAATTGCACAAGCTGGCTGCGCAAGTGAGCCCACATACTTCAAATGCATTAAAGGGGCTTGTCGTTTTTGTTACACATATAAAGCCGAGTTTAACGATGCCGGATAACCAAGTGGCTAAAATTATTTTTCAGGAGTTGAAGAAGGGGAATAGCCTTGGCGTGCGGTTTATTTTGCCTCGGCAAGGGGAGCGATATGTGTTTTAA
- a CDS encoding GspH/FimT family protein: MFFQMDRGMTFLELLIALSLLLIFISLAVPAWQTFLAQERLAALINRLAAAIHFARSEAIKRHSVVTLCGSSDGQRCDGQWSKGQIVLASRAKAPLRYYGKYPRDDHLIWRSSLKKNTYLNFTGDGFTEGQQGTFYLCPPHNRKPMTWSLVVTRSGRLRVERAKVYSFCETNFESVIPACAGMTEL; this comes from the coding sequence GTGTTTTTTCAGATGGATCGAGGGATGACATTCCTGGAATTGCTGATTGCTTTATCTCTGTTACTTATTTTTATTTCCCTTGCAGTGCCTGCTTGGCAGACATTTTTGGCCCAAGAGCGACTGGCAGCGTTGATTAATCGTTTAGCAGCGGCTATACATTTTGCTCGCAGTGAAGCCATTAAACGGCATAGTGTTGTGACGCTCTGCGGAAGTAGTGATGGCCAACGTTGTGATGGTCAATGGAGCAAGGGGCAAATAGTTCTTGCGAGTAGGGCAAAAGCGCCTCTTCGTTATTATGGAAAATACCCTCGTGACGATCATCTTATTTGGCGCAGCAGCTTAAAAAAGAATACTTACTTAAATTTCACCGGTGATGGGTTTACCGAAGGCCAACAGGGAACATTTTATCTTTGTCCGCCGCACAATAGAAAGCCAATGACGTGGAGTTTAGTAGTCACTCGCAGTGGTCGTTTGCGGGTGGAACGTGCTAAGGTATATTCTTTTTGTGAAACAAATTTTGAGTCCGTCATTCCCGCTTGCGCCGGAATGACGGAACTATAG
- the ffh gene encoding signal recognition particle protein → MLNNLTNRLTTSINKLRGLGRLTEENIQSTLHDIRSALIEADVALPVVKDFIEHVREKALGQEVIGNVRPGEALVKVVQDELTHLLGDELVEINLNAQPPIVIVMAGLQGSGKTTTVAKLARWLLEIQKKSVMVASADVYRPAAIQQLETLASQINAIFFPTQADQKPVEIAKAALKQAEKQFMDVLILDTAGRLHIDNVLMEEMKAISDAVTPTEILLVVDSMMGQDAANVAKSFNDTLPLTGVILTKLDGDTRGGAALSMRMITQKPIKFVGVGEKIDALEPFHPNRMASRILGMGDIVSLVEEAQRKVDQKQAAKIAKKLQKGNRFDFDDFLAQLQQMKKMGGMQSLLGKLPGMGQLPKGASAFLDDKLLVKMQAIIQSMTLKERRFPALINGSRKRRISKGSGTGLQDVNKLLKQFVQMQKMMKRMKGDKMMKRFKQMQGKIPGDLLNQLPPGWRDK, encoded by the coding sequence ATGCTTAACAACCTAACCAATCGCTTAACAACGAGTATCAATAAACTCCGCGGACTGGGGCGGCTCACTGAAGAGAATATCCAATCCACGCTGCACGATATTCGTTCGGCGCTTATAGAAGCGGACGTTGCTCTTCCTGTCGTTAAGGATTTTATCGAGCATGTCCGAGAAAAGGCTTTGGGACAAGAAGTCATCGGCAACGTGCGCCCCGGCGAGGCCCTTGTAAAAGTCGTTCAAGATGAATTAACGCACTTGCTCGGCGATGAGTTGGTAGAAATTAATCTCAATGCTCAGCCTCCGATCGTTATTGTAATGGCCGGCCTTCAAGGGTCTGGTAAAACCACCACCGTCGCTAAGTTAGCCCGGTGGCTCCTCGAAATTCAGAAAAAATCTGTCATGGTCGCTTCCGCCGACGTTTATCGTCCGGCTGCTATTCAACAATTAGAAACTTTAGCGTCGCAAATCAACGCTATTTTTTTCCCTACACAAGCTGATCAAAAGCCGGTCGAAATTGCTAAAGCCGCTCTAAAGCAAGCTGAAAAGCAATTTATGGATGTTTTAATTTTAGATACGGCGGGCCGCTTACATATCGATAATGTGTTGATGGAAGAAATGAAAGCCATTAGCGATGCCGTCACCCCTACTGAAATACTATTAGTGGTTGACAGCATGATGGGTCAAGACGCCGCTAATGTCGCGAAATCATTCAACGACACACTTCCTCTCACGGGCGTGATTTTAACTAAATTAGACGGTGATACGCGCGGTGGTGCGGCGTTATCCATGCGCATGATCACCCAAAAGCCGATTAAATTTGTCGGCGTTGGTGAGAAAATTGACGCACTTGAACCTTTCCATCCCAATCGAATGGCTTCTCGCATTTTAGGCATGGGCGATATCGTCAGCCTGGTTGAAGAGGCCCAACGCAAAGTCGATCAAAAACAAGCAGCCAAAATCGCTAAGAAATTGCAAAAAGGCAATCGCTTTGATTTTGATGATTTCCTCGCTCAATTACAGCAAATGAAAAAAATGGGCGGCATGCAATCTCTCCTCGGCAAATTACCCGGCATGGGCCAGCTTCCCAAAGGCGCTTCGGCTTTCTTGGATGATAAATTATTAGTGAAGATGCAAGCCATCATTCAATCAATGACGCTTAAGGAACGCCGATTCCCCGCTTTAATCAACGGTTCCCGCAAACGGCGCATTTCCAAAGGCTCAGGCACTGGATTGCAAGACGTCAACAAGCTTCTAAAACAGTTCGTCCAAATGCAAAAAATGATGAAGCGCATGAAAGGCGATAAAATGATGAAAAGATTTAAACAGATGCAAGGAAAAATCCCAGGCGATCTATTAAATCAATTACCTCCGGGATGGCGAGATAAATAA
- the rpsP gene encoding 30S ribosomal protein S16, with protein sequence MVVIRLARGGSKKNPFYHIVVADRRKPRDGRFIERVGYYNPMARGQDIRLQLEKERISHWLNQGAQTSLRVKHLIKKLEKSPEEAQKGGMRKGEFKRLQAEQAAKAQKKAVATEEPKAEEAKEAPPAESQAAEGKEE encoded by the coding sequence ATGGTAGTTATTCGTCTTGCCCGCGGGGGCAGTAAAAAGAATCCGTTCTATCACATCGTAGTGGCTGATAGACGCAAGCCGCGTGATGGTCGATTCATCGAGCGTGTGGGCTATTATAATCCAATGGCGCGGGGCCAGGATATCCGATTGCAACTCGAAAAAGAGCGTATTAGCCATTGGCTCAACCAAGGCGCTCAAACATCCTTGCGCGTAAAGCACCTGATCAAGAAACTCGAAAAATCTCCTGAAGAAGCTCAAAAAGGCGGAATGCGCAAAGGCGAATTCAAACGTCTGCAAGCGGAACAAGCAGCGAAAGCTCAAAAGAAAGCCGTAGCGACTGAAGAGCCCAAAGCGGAAGAAGCTAAAGAAGCACCACCCGCTGAATCTCAAGCTGCCGAAGGGAAAGAAGAATAA
- a CDS encoding HlyC/CorC family transporter: protein MTVDVEYLGILLVLLIFLSAFFSGSETGMMALNRYRLRHLARKGHVKAQRVVTLLKRPDRLLGVILIGNTFANILASAVATVIAVHYLGDLGVIISTVILTFLILVFAETTPKTLAALYPQRVAFPASLPLQILLRVFYPLVWLVNTIANAFLRIFGVKVSVQGTEVVSAEELRSIVREVIGKGLSGYQQMLLRVLNLGQMTVEDVMVPRNRIHGIDIRDDWHKIVEVLLTSEHDYLPIYRENIDRVIGLLNLRRVMQLLSQQQLTKEKLVKVAEEVYFIPEVTLLNQQLLNFRERNKTVGLVVDEYGDIEGLVTLRDILEEVVGEFATGIDGATSLVQFQKEGSYLIDARISVRDLNRIMQWDLPIKGPKTLSGLIIEDLESIPIVGICIRLSGYPMEIVKVSRNAVRLVKVWSKF, encoded by the coding sequence TTGACGGTAGATGTCGAATACCTCGGTATTTTGCTCGTTTTATTAATCTTTTTATCCGCCTTTTTTTCGGGCTCAGAAACCGGCATGATGGCGCTTAATCGCTATCGCTTACGTCATTTAGCACGGAAAGGGCATGTAAAAGCCCAGCGTGTGGTTACGCTTTTGAAGCGTCCCGATCGTTTATTGGGCGTCATTTTAATTGGAAATACGTTTGCAAACATATTGGCTTCTGCGGTTGCTACCGTGATCGCTGTCCATTATCTGGGTGATTTAGGGGTTATTATCTCGACGGTCATTTTAACTTTTCTCATTTTAGTATTTGCGGAAACAACGCCAAAAACATTAGCGGCTCTTTATCCGCAACGAGTAGCATTTCCTGCATCCTTGCCTTTGCAAATTCTATTACGCGTTTTTTATCCATTGGTGTGGTTAGTTAATACGATTGCGAATGCTTTTTTACGTATTTTTGGCGTAAAGGTCTCCGTACAAGGAACCGAAGTCGTAAGCGCGGAAGAGTTGCGCAGTATTGTTCGCGAGGTGATAGGGAAAGGTCTTTCCGGTTATCAACAGATGTTGTTGCGCGTTTTAAATTTAGGGCAGATGACGGTTGAGGATGTGATGGTGCCGCGCAACCGAATTCACGGTATTGATATTCGGGATGATTGGCATAAGATCGTCGAAGTGTTATTAACTTCGGAACACGATTATTTGCCAATTTATCGAGAAAATATTGATCGGGTCATTGGATTGCTAAACTTGCGTCGTGTAATGCAATTGTTATCCCAACAACAGTTAACGAAGGAGAAGCTCGTAAAAGTCGCAGAGGAAGTTTATTTTATTCCGGAAGTGACTTTATTAAATCAACAATTGCTCAATTTTCGGGAAAGAAATAAAACGGTCGGGTTGGTGGTGGATGAATATGGTGATATTGAAGGATTGGTGACGCTGCGTGACATTTTAGAGGAGGTCGTTGGTGAATTCGCGACGGGAATTGACGGGGCAACGAGCTTAGTTCAATTTCAAAAAGAGGGGAGTTATTTGATAGACGCGCGTATTAGCGTTCGTGATTTAAACCGCATTATGCAGTGGGATTTACCCATAAAAGGGCCGAAGACCTTAAGTGGGTTGATTATAGAAGATTTAGAAAGTATTCCCATCGTTGGAATTTGCATTCGTTTGTCAGGCTATCCTATGGAAATCGTGAAAGTGAGTAGAAATGCGGTTCGCTTAGTAAAGGTTTGGTCTAAATTTTAG
- the trmD gene encoding tRNA (guanosine(37)-N1)-methyltransferase TrmD gives MKLIIGVITLFPQMFDALKSGVIGRALKQDRLTLSCWNPRDYATDPHRTVDDRPYGGGPGMVMKFEPLALALKAAKAQLGENTKVIHLTPQGKLLTQAIVREKIHASPLILLAGRYEGIDERLIEAEVDEEWSIGDYILSGGELPAMVLIDAMTRLLPGVLGHKDSASQDSFTAGLLDYPHYTRPEKIADRPVPSVLLSGDHEAISRWRLKQSLGRTWQRRQDLIKRRSLSENEQRLLDEFFEESS, from the coding sequence ATGAAACTCATTATTGGTGTCATTACCCTTTTTCCTCAAATGTTTGATGCCCTTAAATCGGGGGTGATTGGGCGCGCGCTTAAACAAGATCGGCTAACCCTTTCCTGTTGGAACCCCCGCGACTACGCCACCGATCCACACCGCACCGTGGATGATCGCCCTTACGGCGGTGGGCCAGGCATGGTCATGAAATTTGAACCGCTGGCTCTCGCTTTAAAAGCGGCAAAAGCGCAATTGGGTGAAAATACCAAGGTAATTCACCTCACGCCTCAAGGGAAACTTTTAACACAAGCAATCGTAAGGGAAAAAATTCACGCGAGCCCATTAATCCTACTCGCCGGTCGTTACGAAGGGATCGACGAGCGTTTGATTGAAGCTGAAGTCGATGAAGAATGGTCTATTGGCGATTATATCCTCAGTGGAGGAGAATTACCGGCCATGGTTTTGATCGATGCCATGACTCGCCTTCTTCCCGGGGTCCTGGGTCATAAAGATTCTGCCTCCCAAGACTCATTTACTGCCGGACTTTTAGACTATCCTCATTACACTCGCCCTGAAAAAATCGCTGACCGTCCGGTCCCTTCTGTTTTGCTCAGCGGCGATCACGAAGCGATTTCGCGCTGGCGCCTCAAACAATCGCTTGGTAGGACTTGGCAAAGGCGCCAAGATCTGATAAAAAGACGTTCCCTATCTGAAAATGAGCAGCGGTTACTTGACGAATTTTTTGAGGAGTCATCATGA
- a CDS encoding membrane protein: protein MPDKPKVTKMRTKPIIASNNSEQTELGQLISRLDSKVQSLNGLVTILQQTIFSKNQVHNTLNLTNEAREKLEKDINEIIKWYWNLKTLSTALNELTFHMQSSKFLGFQKNNLSQTDIGILYQHEIAIDWTLRSIEQWCPELAESIKPYEEKEAKKYQEQIEQNQLEIKPYRPSLAERFGQTEFLNYKVSGASLWLRRLKLIFLIVGSIVLNVILITLAVVFLMKPANITTMFTGAGLGILSTLLTMLSFTYIAQSWKR from the coding sequence TTGCCAGATAAACCAAAGGTAACAAAAATGAGAACCAAACCGATCATAGCTTCTAATAACAGCGAACAAACCGAACTAGGCCAATTAATCAGTCGACTGGACTCTAAGGTACAGAGTCTAAATGGATTGGTGACAATCTTACAGCAGACAATTTTTTCAAAAAATCAGGTACACAATACCCTTAACCTTACTAACGAAGCCCGAGAAAAATTAGAAAAAGATATAAATGAAATAATAAAGTGGTATTGGAATTTGAAAACACTCTCCACTGCCCTCAACGAATTGACCTTTCATATGCAATCTTCTAAATTTCTGGGCTTTCAAAAAAACAACTTAAGTCAAACAGATATCGGCATTTTATATCAGCATGAAATTGCTATTGATTGGACGCTAAGATCAATTGAGCAATGGTGCCCTGAATTAGCAGAGAGTATAAAGCCTTATGAGGAAAAAGAAGCAAAGAAGTATCAAGAACAAATTGAACAAAATCAATTAGAAATAAAGCCCTATAGGCCATCACTAGCGGAGCGTTTTGGCCAAACAGAATTTCTCAATTACAAAGTTTCTGGAGCTAGCTTATGGCTGAGACGGCTCAAATTGATTTTTCTTATAGTGGGAAGCATTGTTTTAAATGTTATCCTTATAACCCTTGCAGTTGTTTTTCTAATGAAGCCAGCAAATATAACTACGATGTTTACCGGAGCGGGTTTGGGCATTCTTTCTACACTGCTCACGATGCTTTCTTTCACTTACATCGCCCAGTCATGGAAACGGTGA
- the rimM gene encoding ribosome maturation factor RimM (Essential for efficient processing of 16S rRNA), whose protein sequence is MKPNDKVIIGRLARPYGLRGWIKVVSFTHPIDNLLNHPTWQIQHNNEWQPLKLQAGKLHEPFLVVKLENIDDPETAKHYTNDLIAIERGALGALKEGDYYWTDLIGLAVVNTHGIELGTVDSLIETGSNDVLVVRSKERERLIPYTSYTIQSIDLEKKIIVVEWDADF, encoded by the coding sequence TTGAAACCCAACGACAAAGTCATCATCGGCCGCTTAGCCCGTCCCTACGGACTGCGCGGTTGGATAAAAGTCGTTTCTTTTACCCACCCAATTGACAACTTACTGAACCATCCAACTTGGCAAATCCAGCACAATAATGAGTGGCAACCTCTAAAACTCCAAGCCGGTAAATTACACGAACCTTTCCTAGTGGTAAAATTAGAAAACATTGATGACCCCGAAACCGCCAAACACTATACTAACGATCTAATTGCCATCGAGCGTGGGGCTCTCGGAGCGCTAAAAGAAGGAGATTATTACTGGACGGACTTAATTGGATTAGCGGTCGTGAATACCCATGGAATCGAGCTCGGGACGGTGGATTCGCTGATTGAAACAGGTTCCAACGACGTTCTTGTCGTAAGAAGCAAAGAACGAGAACGCCTAATTCCTTATACTTCATACACCATTCAATCAATCGACTTAGAGAAAAAAATCATTGTCGTTGAATGGGACGCGGACTTCTAA
- the ankF gene encoding ankyrin repeat domain-containing T4SS effector AnkF produces the protein MRQREINDEAMQRLFEACIYNAPGEMERILQRTDIDPNQKYEDKTPLEIASLEGYRDIVELLIEHPLVVDSREGYQALHFACERGHVEIAELLLGKVVQRRGRVASKLLANLLYTTCESGKLEIVKLLIEGYARDPFIALERTEYGIPLAIAAARNFQPIVDYFWEQGVPYLEEEKRNNRGFQR, from the coding sequence ATGAGACAGCGTGAAATTAATGATGAAGCTATGCAGCGGCTATTTGAAGCTTGTATCTATAATGCCCCCGGTGAGATGGAAAGGATATTGCAAAGGACGGACATTGATCCCAATCAAAAATATGAAGATAAAACACCACTCGAAATCGCTTCCTTGGAAGGTTATCGAGATATTGTGGAACTTTTAATTGAACACCCTCTCGTAGTCGACTCAAGAGAGGGGTATCAAGCACTCCATTTCGCTTGTGAGCGTGGTCACGTAGAGATAGCAGAACTTTTATTGGGTAAGGTAGTACAGCGGCGTGGGCGAGTTGCTTCAAAGCTATTGGCCAACCTTCTATACACCACCTGCGAATCAGGAAAGCTTGAAATTGTAAAACTATTAATTGAGGGATACGCTAGAGATCCCTTTATTGCTTTAGAGCGGACCGAATACGGCATCCCTCTGGCCATTGCAGCCGCCCGCAACTTTCAACCTATCGTCGATTACTTTTGGGAACAAGGCGTACCTTATCTGGAAGAAGAAAAAAGAAATAATCGCGGCTTCCAGCGGTAG
- the adk gene encoding adenylate kinase has product MPLRIILLGLPGAGKGTQADFIAKHLDIPKISTGDMLRAAVKAKTPLGLEVKKIMESGGLVSDEIMIALVKERVKLPDCHKGYLLDGFPRTLAQADALNAAAIKIDLVIEIDVPEEEIIERMTGRLIHPASGRTYHRRYNPPKVADKDDVTGEPLIQRADDREETVRHRLAVYRKQTSPLSDYYAQWEKSGDPQAPKYFRISGLGSMEEVRERILQVFEAYDPRDSGNLEH; this is encoded by the coding sequence GTGCCGTTACGAATTATTTTATTAGGCTTGCCGGGAGCCGGTAAGGGCACTCAAGCAGATTTTATTGCGAAACATTTGGATATTCCAAAGATTTCGACGGGTGATATGTTGCGAGCCGCCGTTAAAGCCAAAACACCCTTGGGATTAGAAGTCAAAAAAATAATGGAAAGCGGAGGTCTTGTTTCGGATGAAATTATGATTGCTTTGGTAAAAGAACGAGTGAAGCTTCCGGATTGTCATAAGGGTTATTTACTGGATGGGTTCCCGCGAACGCTTGCGCAAGCGGATGCGCTGAATGCAGCAGCTATCAAAATCGACTTGGTGATTGAGATTGATGTGCCCGAAGAAGAAATTATTGAACGTATGACGGGACGGTTGATCCACCCTGCCTCGGGGCGGACGTACCATCGCCGTTACAATCCCCCAAAAGTGGCGGATAAGGATGATGTGACTGGCGAACCGTTGATTCAACGCGCAGACGATCGTGAAGAAACTGTTCGTCATCGTTTAGCGGTTTATCGAAAGCAGACAAGCCCGCTGAGTGATTACTATGCACAATGGGAAAAATCGGGTGATCCACAGGCACCAAAATATTTTCGTATTTCTGGTTTGGGAAGCATGGAAGAAGTGCGTGAGCGGATTT
- a CDS encoding cytochrome C assembly family protein: MLSSMNVITLSTVSIILLCFILALVFPGRQVLEAEPSSYALVHVLLSIVTAGVLGVAGLQAILLAIQERLLRHRPHGVLIQKLPPLVSMEKIVFKTIAVGFLLLSFLLASSIYFFHEELWGNPFLWQKAILVVSAWVIFALLLMGRHFWGWRGRKAIYGTLCGVLLLILVYFGSKLLLEGLH; the protein is encoded by the coding sequence ATGCTTAGTTCTATGAATGTCATTACCTTATCGACAGTCAGTATTATCCTGTTGTGCTTTATATTAGCGCTCGTGTTTCCAGGCCGACAGGTCCTTGAAGCCGAGCCGAGTTCGTATGCGCTTGTTCATGTTTTATTGTCTATTGTAACCGCGGGCGTTTTGGGCGTGGCCGGGTTGCAAGCTATTTTGCTGGCCATTCAAGAGCGGCTGTTGCGTCATCGTCCTCATGGCGTCCTTATTCAGAAATTGCCGCCGCTGGTATCCATGGAAAAAATAGTTTTTAAAACCATTGCCGTCGGGTTTTTATTATTAAGCTTTTTATTGGCGTCGAGTATTTATTTTTTTCATGAAGAATTATGGGGCAATCCTTTTTTATGGCAGAAAGCTATTTTGGTAGTTTCTGCCTGGGTCATTTTCGCCCTACTGCTGATGGGCCGTCATTTTTGGGGATGGCGGGGGCGTAAAGCTATTTACGGCACCTTGTGCGGCGTATTACTATTAATCTTAGTCTATTTCGGCAGTAAATTATTATTGGAAGGTCTCCATTGA